One part of the Desulfonema ishimotonii genome encodes these proteins:
- a CDS encoding ABC transporter permease — MLWLTVSCSALIIAFILLPLTEMVLQPSLADLGETLRDRDVRRAIQLSIGTSGMAALIAFVFGTPFAYLLARKQFPGKKFLEGVVDLPIMIPHPIIGIAMLGIAGRNHWLGRLLCDAGIRIMGSVTGIVLVLTFVGLPFYINTVRAGFEAVPTRLEIVSRSLGASPAATFFRITFPLAWRSMVVGMIMCMARAVSEFGAVVIVAYHPMIAPVMIYERFTAYGLKYSQPVAVWLILVCLILFLLLRHFSAPKRAA, encoded by the coding sequence ATGCTGTGGCTGACCGTCTCGTGCAGCGCGCTGATTATCGCCTTTATCCTGCTGCCCCTGACCGAGATGGTCCTTCAGCCCTCACTGGCGGATCTGGGCGAAACCCTCAGAGACCGGGATGTGCGCCGCGCCATTCAGCTCAGTATCGGCACGTCCGGCATGGCCGCCCTGATCGCCTTTGTCTTCGGCACGCCCTTTGCGTATCTGCTGGCCCGGAAACAGTTTCCGGGCAAGAAATTCCTCGAAGGCGTGGTGGATCTGCCCATTATGATCCCGCATCCCATCATCGGCATCGCCATGCTGGGCATTGCCGGGCGCAACCACTGGCTGGGACGGCTTCTCTGTGACGCGGGCATCCGGATCATGGGAAGCGTGACCGGCATTGTGCTGGTGCTGACCTTTGTGGGGCTTCCCTTTTACATCAACACGGTCCGGGCCGGATTTGAGGCCGTGCCCACGCGGCTGGAAATCGTATCGCGCAGCCTGGGCGCTTCGCCTGCCGCCACTTTCTTCAGGATCACCTTTCCGCTGGCGTGGCGGAGCATGGTGGTGGGGATGATCATGTGCATGGCCCGTGCGGTCAGCGAATTCGGGGCCGTGGTCATCGTGGCCTACCATCCCATGATCGCGCCGGTGATGATTTACGAGCGGTTTACGGCCTATGGCCTGAAATATTCCCAGCCCGTTGCCGTCTGGCTGATTCTCGTCTGCCTGATTCTCTTCTTGCTGCTCAGGCATTTTTCTGCTCCGAAGAGGGCCGCATGA
- the wtpA gene encoding tungstate ABC transporter substrate-binding protein WtpA: MKLSMFIRNMAATAALSVGLSMVFAGPCAARETVTVFHAGSLTVPFAQIEKDFEALHPDIDVQREAGGSTKMARMISELGKPADIMASADYKVIDKNLIPAKADWNIRFATNQLVLCYTDKSRFADQLSGDNWYDILLKKDVVWGHSDPNLDPCGYRSLMVLQLAEKHYGKPGLYDRLIANRPKENVRPKSVELVSLLKTGNMDYAWEYLSVAVQHGLKYLTLPDRINLGNYKEDDFYKQASVKVTGKKPGTQITRTGKSCTYGITLIKDAPNPKGAVLFMEYLLHPEKGLKVLQDMGQPPFIPARVSTDQVRSGLPQPLQPLTVVKP, translated from the coding sequence ATGAAATTGTCAATGTTTATCCGGAACATGGCAGCCACAGCAGCCCTGAGCGTGGGGCTCAGCATGGTATTCGCAGGCCCCTGCGCGGCCAGAGAGACCGTGACAGTCTTCCACGCCGGAAGCCTCACCGTTCCCTTTGCCCAGATTGAAAAGGATTTCGAGGCCCTCCACCCCGATATCGACGTCCAGCGGGAGGCCGGGGGCAGCACCAAGATGGCCCGCATGATCTCAGAGCTGGGCAAACCGGCCGACATCATGGCGTCCGCCGACTACAAGGTCATTGACAAAAACCTGATTCCGGCAAAGGCCGACTGGAACATCCGGTTTGCCACCAACCAGCTGGTTCTCTGCTATACGGACAAGAGCCGGTTTGCCGATCAGCTCAGCGGAGACAACTGGTACGATATCCTGCTGAAAAAGGATGTGGTCTGGGGCCACTCGGACCCCAACCTGGACCCCTGCGGCTACCGGAGCCTCATGGTTCTCCAACTGGCAGAAAAGCACTACGGCAAGCCGGGGCTTTATGACCGGCTGATTGCCAACCGGCCAAAGGAGAACGTCCGGCCCAAATCCGTGGAACTGGTCTCCCTCCTCAAAACCGGCAACATGGACTATGCGTGGGAATACCTTTCGGTGGCCGTGCAGCACGGGCTGAAATACCTGACCCTGCCGGACCGGATCAACCTGGGCAATTACAAAGAGGATGATTTTTACAAACAGGCGAGCGTCAAGGTCACCGGTAAAAAGCCCGGCACCCAGATCACCCGCACCGGGAAATCCTGCACCTATGGCATCACGCTGATCAAAGACGCGCCCAATCCCAAAGGCGCGGTCCTGTTTATGGAATACCTGCTCCATCCCGAAAAGGGACTGAAGGTGCTTCAGGACATGGGACAGCCGCCCTTTATCCCGGCCCGCGTCTCCACGGATCAGGTCCGATCCGGCCTGCCGCAGCCGCTTCAGCCGCTGACCGTCGTCAAACCGTAA
- a CDS encoding B12-binding domain-containing radical SAM protein has translation MADILLIQPPVRDFYLTAKRTIPYGLACIASALSRSGFSVEIFDALATNKSRPLELPPEMAYLEPYYGTPDISPFGLFHGFRHFGYSFQHIGNIARASGAFLVGIASLFTAYSREAAETARVVRQNLPGCAIVLGGHHPTALPEASLSCGAADFAIRGEGEAALPLLAQAIRDGKGPESVPGIVFRKPGGGVRISPPAMMDHPDDYPLPAMNLVKQKFYRRKGRGSTVVTASRGCPMKCSYCSVGASSLKYRRRSVDSVLREIDRAFADGDAGFIDFEDENLSLNRDWFLALLTGIRERFGEDGPELRAMNGLFAPSLDETVIRAMKASGFRTLNLSLGSSSPAQLRRFRRPDVRPAVEQAIALAEKYGMEAVCYIIVGAPGQQAGDSVDDLLWLAARKALAGVSVFYPAPGSADYEKAEQSGLLPERFSLMRSSALPISHTTTRCEAATLLRLGRILNFIKQLRSRGEHLPEPVPCDAAIRLPADDRMAVGRHLLACFLHDGQIRGMTPKCEIFAHRIAPAVTERFLCGLRRLWPEI, from the coding sequence ATGGCGGATATCCTGCTGATTCAGCCGCCTGTGCGGGATTTTTACCTGACGGCCAAACGCACCATTCCCTACGGGCTGGCCTGTATCGCGTCGGCCCTCAGCCGGTCGGGCTTTTCCGTGGAGATCTTTGACGCCCTGGCCACCAACAAATCCCGCCCCCTGGAGCTGCCGCCGGAGATGGCCTATCTCGAACCGTATTACGGAACCCCGGATATCTCGCCCTTCGGACTGTTTCACGGCTTCCGGCACTTCGGATACAGCTTTCAGCACATCGGCAACATCGCCAGGGCATCGGGCGCCTTTCTGGTGGGCATTGCCTCGCTCTTCACCGCCTACAGCCGGGAGGCGGCAGAGACCGCACGGGTGGTCCGCCAAAATCTTCCCGGCTGCGCCATTGTGCTGGGCGGGCATCACCCCACGGCCCTGCCGGAGGCGTCGCTCTCATGCGGGGCTGCGGACTTTGCCATCCGGGGGGAAGGGGAGGCGGCCCTGCCGCTGCTGGCACAGGCGATCCGGGACGGGAAAGGGCCGGAATCGGTGCCGGGCATCGTGTTCCGCAAACCGGGCGGGGGCGTCCGGATCAGCCCGCCCGCCATGATGGATCATCCGGACGATTATCCGCTCCCGGCCATGAACCTGGTAAAACAGAAATTTTACCGCCGCAAGGGGCGGGGCAGCACGGTGGTGACCGCCAGCCGGGGGTGTCCCATGAAATGCTCCTACTGTTCGGTCGGCGCGTCGTCGCTGAAATACCGGCGCAGATCTGTGGATTCGGTGCTTCGGGAGATCGACCGGGCCTTTGCCGACGGCGATGCCGGGTTTATCGACTTTGAGGATGAAAATCTCTCCCTGAACCGGGATTGGTTTCTGGCGCTGCTGACCGGCATCCGGGAACGTTTCGGCGAGGACGGGCCGGAGCTGCGGGCCATGAACGGGCTGTTTGCCCCGTCGCTGGACGAGACGGTGATCCGGGCCATGAAAGCGTCCGGGTTCAGAACCCTCAACCTGTCGCTGGGATCGTCATCTCCGGCCCAGCTCCGGCGGTTTCGCCGTCCCGATGTCCGGCCCGCCGTGGAACAGGCCATCGCCCTGGCTGAAAAATACGGCATGGAGGCCGTCTGCTACATTATCGTGGGCGCGCCCGGACAGCAGGCCGGGGATTCGGTGGATGACCTGCTCTGGCTGGCGGCGCGGAAGGCCCTGGCCGGGGTGTCTGTATTTTATCCGGCTCCCGGCAGCGCCGACTATGAGAAGGCCGAACAATCGGGGCTTCTGCCGGAGCGATTTTCACTGATGCGCTCCAGCGCCCTGCCCATCTCCCACACCACCACCCGGTGTGAGGCCGCCACCCTGCTGCGGCTGGGAAGGATTCTCAACTTCATAAAGCAGCTCAGAAGCCGGGGGGAACATCTGCCCGAACCCGTGCCCTGTGATGCCGCGATCCGCCTCCCGGCGGACGATCGGATGGCCGTGGGCCGCCATCTTCTGGCCTGCTTTCTTCACGATGGTCAGATCCGGGGCATGACGCCCAAGTGTGAGATATTTGCCCACCGGATCGCCCCCGCCGTGACCGAAAGATTTCTCTGCGGGCTGAGGCGGTTGTGGCCGGAAATATAA
- a CDS encoding cupin domain-containing protein, with amino-acid sequence MPFIHLSDIEEKELVPGFTVRFVHTESMTFSYWTVQPGAELPEHSHPHEQVTNMLEGEFRLTVDGESKVIRPGDVVHIPPNAAHGGKAVTECRILDVFHPVREDYRS; translated from the coding sequence ATGCCGTTTATCCATCTCAGTGATATCGAGGAAAAAGAACTGGTACCGGGGTTTACAGTGCGTTTTGTCCACACGGAGAGCATGACCTTTTCCTACTGGACGGTTCAGCCGGGGGCCGAACTTCCCGAACACAGCCATCCCCACGAACAGGTGACCAATATGCTGGAGGGGGAGTTCCGGCTGACCGTTGACGGCGAATCAAAGGTGATCCGTCCCGGTGATGTGGTCCATATTCCGCCGAATGCCGCCCACGGCGGAAAGGCGGTGACGGAATGCAGAATCCTTGATGTCTTTCACCCGGTTCGGGAGGATTACCGGTCATAG
- a CDS encoding DUF5685 family protein, translating into MFGLICGCYLGPGPRQHWTAHYCGLCLALKTHHGHLSRLAVNGDAALLSVLCEAQSPIRFETKPHSCPFHGFRPVSVTTPGTVGARYGAAMSVLMGASKILDHIADRETGIKYFPALFSSLAGYWQRAARRTSHALGFDTALIETQMRRQAVAEQVPDADFLFYSRPTERASGAACRHTALLCGVPRNAVWLEQMGQAFGRILYLTDSYRDYCWDIETGRFNALARSFPKGRIRQESLRLFHTAHEALKHSFDKLTLATPSLAAHLFLDKIGQIGARTFSADPDQIDLDLSPENKKEGWCKRFCDCCDCCECCECGDACDCGCGGADGCGCGDCACDGCCDC; encoded by the coding sequence ATGTTCGGACTGATTTGCGGATGTTACCTCGGCCCCGGTCCCCGGCAACACTGGACCGCCCACTACTGCGGCCTCTGTCTGGCCCTGAAAACCCACCACGGGCATCTCTCGCGTCTGGCGGTCAACGGCGATGCGGCCCTGCTGTCTGTATTGTGTGAAGCCCAGTCGCCGATACGCTTTGAGACAAAACCCCACAGCTGCCCCTTTCACGGGTTCCGGCCCGTTTCGGTGACGACGCCCGGCACCGTGGGCGCACGCTATGGCGCTGCCATGTCCGTGCTGATGGGCGCATCCAAAATACTTGACCACATCGCCGACAGGGAGACCGGGATAAAATATTTCCCGGCCCTCTTTTCCAGCCTCGCAGGCTACTGGCAGCGCGCTGCCCGGCGAACATCGCACGCCCTGGGCTTTGACACAGCCCTGATTGAAACACAAATGCGACGGCAGGCTGTGGCTGAGCAGGTGCCGGATGCCGATTTCCTGTTTTATTCCCGCCCCACGGAACGGGCCTCCGGTGCGGCGTGCCGCCATACCGCGCTCCTGTGCGGCGTCCCCCGGAACGCAGTCTGGCTTGAGCAGATGGGTCAGGCCTTCGGGCGCATCCTCTACCTGACAGACAGCTACAGGGATTATTGCTGGGATATTGAAACCGGCAGATTCAACGCCCTGGCCCGGAGTTTTCCCAAAGGCCGCATCCGGCAGGAAAGCCTTCGCCTGTTTCACACGGCCCATGAAGCCCTGAAGCACAGTTTCGACAAGCTGACGCTGGCGACGCCCTCCCTGGCCGCCCATTTGTTTCTGGATAAAATCGGCCAGATCGGGGCACGCACGTTTTCAGCAGACCCGGATCAGATAGATCTTGATTTGTCCCCTGAAAACAAAAAAGAAGGATGGTGCAAACGCTTCTGTGACTGTTGCGATTGCTGTGAGTGCTGTGAGTGCGGCGACGCCTGCGATTGCGGATGCGGCGGAGCGGATGGGTGCGGATGCGGAGACTGCGCCTGTGACGGTTGCTGTGACTGCTGA